GGTACGTTCTACGGGGCCGGTGCGGCACGTCCGGCCGGCCGCCCGAGCGCGTGCGGTACGTACGTGCCCCGCAGCCGGTCCGCCCGGCGCGCGTACCCGCCTCCCAGCGGTAGCGGCGCCGCCGGCGGCCGCTACCGGGCAGGTCAGACCCCGGCCGACCGCACGATCGTGAACACGGCCCCCTCCGGGTCCGCCACCACCGCGTGCCGCCCCTCCGGGGCGTCGCCCGGCGGGCGCAGCACCCGCCCGCCCAGCTCCTCGACACGCCGGGCGGCGGCGTCCGGGTCCGCCACCTCGAACCAGGTCATCCAGTGCGCGCCGCGGTCGCGCGGCAGGGCGCTGCCCATCCCGCGCAACCCCGCGACGGGCTGCCCGCCCGCGCGGAGCGTCACGAGGTCCGTGTCGGCCGGGACCAGCGGATCCAGCTCGCAGCCGAAGACCGTCCGGTAGAACTTCGCGACCGACTCCGTGTCGTGGGTCAGCAGCTCGTTCCAGACCGGCGCGCCGGGCACGCCCCGCACGGCGGTCCCCAGGTGCGCGGCGGCCTGCCAGACTCCGAAGACGGCGCCCGACGGGTCGGAGCAGATCACGATCCGCCCGGCCTCGCCCGCGTCGATCGGCCCGACGGCGACCGTCCCGCCCGCACAGCGGATCGATTCGGCGGCGTCGCGGGCGTCGCGGGTCGCCAGGTACGTGGTCCAGGAGACCGGCAGATGGCGGTCGGCGGGCAGCCGGCCGAGGCCGGCGACCTCCAGCCCGTCGAGCAGGGCGCGCACGTACGGGCCGAGCTGCCGAGGACCGGGGCGGAACTCCCAGCCGAAGAGCTCCCCGTAGAACCTCTGTGTCGCGTCAAGGCCGTGCACCATCAAGCTCACCCAACAGGGTGTACCCGGCTCGCGCCGAGTCGCCTCGGTCATCGTCACACTCTCCTCGGACCATCGTCGTGGCCGTACGGGGGGACGGGGCGCGGACCGCCCGTGCCCTGCGGCTTCACGCCTCGTCAGATGCTCGCACCGCAGGCCGGACGGTGCGCCCGGGGCGCGCCGCGGTTTGGCGCGATCCCGCAGGAGGATGCCCGGATTTCCGTGACCCATCCGCTTGGGGACGTCCCGGCGCGGCCCGTGTCTGCGCGAGGATGGCACGTATGAAGCCCAACGCAAGCACCGACTCGAACCCCCTGGTCTCCGCGGCGGAGCTCGCGGCCGAGCTGGCGGCACCGGGCCCCGGCGGGGCCCCCGTCCTGCTCGACGTCCGCTGGGAGCTCGGCGGCCCTCCCGGACGCCCCGCGTACGAGGCCGGTCACCTCCCCGGCGCCGTGTACGTGGACCTCGACGCGGAACTGGCCGGCGCTCCCGGTCCCCGTGGCCGCCACCCCCTGCCGGACCTCGCGGCCTTCGGGGCGGCGATGCGTGCGGCGGGCGTCCGTGCCGAGGCGCCCGTGGTCGCGTACGACGGCGGCCAGGGCTGGGCGGCGGCCCGCGCCTGGTGGCTGCTGCGCTGGGCGGGCCACCCCGACGTCCGGGTCCTGGACGGCGGTCTGGCCGCGTGGCGGGGCGAACTGTCCCTGGAAGTCCCGCGACCGGCGCCGGGCGACTTCACCCCGGTACCGGGCGGGCTGCCGCTGCTGGACGCGGACGCCGCCGCCGCCGTGGCCCGGTCCGGACTGCTGCTGGACGCCCGCGCGGGGGAGCGGTACCGGGGCGAGGTCGAGCCGATCGACCCCGTGGCCGGGCACGTCCCGGGCGCGGTGTCGGCCCCGACGACCGGCAACGTCGCGCCGGACGGCCGCTTCCTGCCCGCGGAGGCGCTGGCGGCGCGCTTCAAGGAGCTGGGCGCGCTCGACACGCCCGAGGTGGGCGTGTACTGCGGCTCGGGCGTCTCCGCGGCCCACGAGGTGCTGGCCATGGAGGTCGCCGGGATCAAGGCGGCGCTGTACGCCGGCTCGTGGTCCGAGTGGTCGCGCGACCCGTCGAGGCCGGTCGCCACGGGCGCCGACCGGGGCTGACGAGACCGGGGACGACCGGGGCTGACGAGCACAGGCGCCGACCGGGCTGACGAGACCGGGCGCCGAGGGGGTGGACGAGCGCGGCGGACGACCGGGCGGCGTGGCCGGGCCACGGCCACGCCCCGGGTGTGCCGCCGGTCGCTACTCCTGCTTCTTGCGGCGCGTGCCGAAGACGATCTCGTCCCAGCTGG
This portion of the Streptomyces changanensis genome encodes:
- a CDS encoding sulfurtransferase; amino-acid sequence: MKPNASTDSNPLVSAAELAAELAAPGPGGAPVLLDVRWELGGPPGRPAYEAGHLPGAVYVDLDAELAGAPGPRGRHPLPDLAAFGAAMRAAGVRAEAPVVAYDGGQGWAAARAWWLLRWAGHPDVRVLDGGLAAWRGELSLEVPRPAPGDFTPVPGGLPLLDADAAAAVARSGLLLDARAGERYRGEVEPIDPVAGHVPGAVSAPTTGNVAPDGRFLPAEALAARFKELGALDTPEVGVYCGSGVSAAHEVLAMEVAGIKAALYAGSWSEWSRDPSRPVATGADRG
- a CDS encoding VOC family protein, encoding MTEATRREPGTPCWVSLMVHGLDATQRFYGELFGWEFRPGPRQLGPYVRALLDGLEVAGLGRLPADRHLPVSWTTYLATRDARDAAESIRCAGGTVAVGPIDAGEAGRIVICSDPSGAVFGVWQAAAHLGTAVRGVPGAPVWNELLTHDTESVAKFYRTVFGCELDPLVPADTDLVTLRAGGQPVAGLRGMGSALPRDRGAHWMTWFEVADPDAAARRVEELGGRVLRPPGDAPEGRHAVVADPEGAVFTIVRSAGV